From Flavipsychrobacter sp., a single genomic window includes:
- a CDS encoding LytTR family DNA-binding domain-containing protein, with the protein MLKVLIADDEPIARDILMEYVSKMPMLELVGVCANAIEAFSKLNTLTVDLLLLDINMPEMTGVDLLRALKNPPMVIFTTAYAEYAVESYELNAVDYLLKPISFERFVQAINKAVDLKTEASSSNKQTSANTIFVKSEGKLVKVELDKLLYIEGVKDYVKLWQEENYLLVLSTMKNMESLLEKYEYFLRVHKSYIINLLHVTEVEGNMLRMGKHTALIGNTYKEGVLKAFDKYRLS; encoded by the coding sequence ATGTTGAAAGTATTAATAGCAGACGACGAACCTATAGCTAGAGATATACTCATGGAGTATGTAAGCAAGATGCCTATGCTAGAACTTGTGGGTGTTTGTGCTAATGCAATTGAAGCATTCTCAAAACTTAATACCTTAACGGTAGACTTATTATTACTGGATATCAATATGCCCGAAATGACAGGTGTTGACCTCCTGCGAGCATTGAAAAATCCGCCTATGGTCATCTTTACTACAGCATATGCTGAATATGCAGTAGAGAGCTATGAACTAAATGCTGTAGACTATTTACTAAAGCCTATTTCTTTCGAACGGTTTGTACAGGCAATCAACAAGGCAGTTGACTTGAAAACAGAAGCCAGTAGTAGTAATAAGCAAACCAGTGCTAATACCATTTTTGTAAAATCAGAAGGAAAGTTGGTAAAGGTTGAGCTGGATAAGCTTTTGTATATCGAAGGGGTTAAGGATTATGTAAAACTGTGGCAGGAAGAAAACTACCTGCTTGTACTTAGTACGATGAAGAATATGGAAAGCTTGCTGGAGAAGTATGAATATTTTTTAAGAGTGCACAAGTCCTACATTATTAATTTACTGCATGTTACTGAAGTAGAGGGCAATATGCTACGTATGGGTAAACATACTGCCCTTATAGGTAATACTTACAAAGAAGGAGTGCTAAAGGCATTTGATAAGTATCGCTTATCTTAG
- a CDS encoding histidine kinase, translating into MELNDNTHSYDKSLYFLFKIITTTLLLLLTVINNFVLIPRTLAKKHYWLYGLLAALVIFVFAIVYVLVLKLMREAYPYMNVYDVSLLTSPVGSSWSFSNILWEAQSYAMALGIWIAAFIMAWYMNAYTEKEKQATLALQKQTEAELSLLRNQISPHFLFNTLNNIYGLSLKKSDTAPEAILKLSALMRYMLYESDGKLMPFKKEKEVMQAYIDMELLRLTNKEHMSFRIEADKNYDIPTLLWLPVLENVFKHATRVITEHCFIDYSFRIKDGVITIISSNSYKEPALQSDTNGGVGLKNFRKRLDILYGNTYSMDTKRESGVYQIEVVINLN; encoded by the coding sequence ATGGAGTTAAATGATAATACGCACTCCTACGACAAAAGCCTTTATTTTTTATTTAAGATCATTACAACCACTTTATTGTTACTGCTTACTGTCATCAACAATTTTGTGCTTATCCCTCGTACGCTGGCTAAAAAGCATTATTGGCTATATGGTCTTTTAGCGGCACTGGTAATTTTTGTGTTTGCAATTGTATATGTACTCGTACTCAAGCTGATGAGAGAAGCATATCCATATATGAATGTATATGACGTTAGCTTACTCACATCGCCCGTAGGAAGTAGTTGGTCATTTTCAAATATTTTATGGGAGGCGCAATCTTATGCTATGGCATTAGGTATCTGGATCGCAGCGTTTATCATGGCATGGTATATGAATGCATATACAGAAAAAGAAAAACAAGCAACTCTTGCGTTGCAGAAACAAACGGAAGCAGAGTTGAGTTTGTTACGTAATCAGATAAGTCCTCATTTTTTATTCAATACCTTAAATAATATTTACGGGCTTTCTTTGAAGAAATCCGATACTGCACCGGAAGCTATTTTAAAACTATCAGCATTAATGAGGTATATGCTGTATGAGTCTGATGGTAAGTTAATGCCTTTTAAAAAAGAAAAAGAAGTGATGCAGGCATATATCGATATGGAGTTGCTAAGGTTAACTAATAAAGAGCATATGTCTTTCAGAATAGAGGCGGATAAGAACTATGACATACCTACGCTTTTATGGTTGCCTGTTTTAGAAAATGTATTTAAGCATGCAACAAGGGTGATAACTGAACATTGTTTTATAGATTATAGCTTTCGAATTAAGGATGGGGTTATTACAATAATATCTTCTAATAGTTATAAAGAGCCAGCGTTACAAAGCGATACAAATGGAGGGGTAGGGTTAAAGAATTTTCGTAAAAGGTTGGATATACTATATGGCAATACTTATAGTATGGATACTAAAAGAGAAAGTGGTGTGTATCAAATTGAAGTAGTAATAAATTTAAATTGA
- a CDS encoding serine hydrolase — MKKIILLAVIILTTLSSQAQIAPVYTITLDKLFDSLCKKHNFKGASASIVVPNEGIWERTYGVSHGTTPITKNMCMGIGSNTKTFTAVMMLKLQEKGLLDLDDTIGKWVQHPNIDGKIPIRELLNHTSGIYSYTDNNDINNLITPPYTQIYPIDRFLTLVKPSSVFGGSFNYSNTNYAIAGIIISDVTGKALHTAFRDELLDPYGFDDTYFFPYEMPPANSIPHAWSSVLNSGPAMQDMDVVHNYSHNAYLSLAGAAGCMMSTAKDNAKFWNLLVEGKLLNSASMTEMQTLVQVTLSQGYGLGIFSRSMNNRDIITHGGTLFGFINENLADKTSGVSISLLTNQDSVVNSIILNGIIRELHKVTIQYTDVATIDKKKNITVYPNPANDVLNIKLDYNGAAVLQLYDVAGKQMQIQSISKGDNRISLSDLTNGTYFLNITDKGVPVHKQTITILK, encoded by the coding sequence ATGAAAAAGATAATTTTACTAGCAGTCATTATATTGACAACACTATCATCACAGGCACAAATAGCTCCTGTGTATACGATCACACTAGATAAGCTTTTTGATAGCTTATGCAAGAAGCACAATTTCAAAGGCGCATCAGCTTCGATAGTTGTGCCCAATGAGGGCATTTGGGAACGTACATATGGAGTATCTCATGGCACTACACCTATTACCAAAAACATGTGCATGGGCATAGGTAGTAATACGAAAACATTTACAGCTGTAATGATGCTAAAGCTACAGGAAAAAGGGCTTCTAGACCTAGACGACACTATAGGCAAATGGGTACAGCACCCTAACATTGATGGTAAAATACCAATAAGAGAATTACTGAACCACACTAGTGGAATATACAGCTATACTGACAATAACGACATCAATAATCTTATTACACCTCCTTATACACAGATATACCCTATTGATAGATTTTTAACTTTGGTAAAACCCTCTTCAGTTTTTGGCGGCAGTTTTAACTATAGTAATACCAACTATGCAATAGCAGGCATTATCATAAGCGATGTTACAGGCAAGGCGCTACACACTGCCTTTCGCGATGAGTTATTGGATCCTTATGGGTTTGATGATACTTATTTCTTCCCTTATGAAATGCCTCCGGCAAACTCAATACCACACGCATGGTCTAGTGTACTTAATAGTGGACCTGCTATGCAAGACATGGATGTTGTTCACAACTATTCTCATAATGCCTACCTAAGTTTAGCAGGTGCCGCAGGATGTATGATGTCTACAGCAAAAGACAATGCTAAATTTTGGAATCTATTAGTAGAAGGGAAACTGCTAAATAGTGCATCAATGACAGAGATGCAAACGCTGGTACAAGTCACCCTTAGTCAAGGTTATGGTCTAGGCATCTTTTCTCGTTCTATGAACAACAGGGACATCATCACTCACGGCGGTACTTTGTTTGGTTTTATTAATGAAAACTTGGCAGATAAAACCTCAGGCGTTAGCATATCTCTACTTACCAATCAAGACAGCGTAGTCAACAGCATTATTCTTAATGGCATTATAAGAGAACTACATAAAGTAACCATACAATACACTGACGTAGCAACAATTGATAAAAAGAAGAACATTACCGTATACCCCAACCCTGCTAATGATGTACTAAATATCAAACTAGACTATAATGGAGCTGCCGTATTGCAGCTATACGATGTAGCAGGTAAGCAGATGCAAATACAATCTATATCAAAAGGCGATAATAGGATATCATTATCAGACCTCACCAACGGGACATATTTCTTAAACATAACAGACAAAGGAGTTCCTGTACACAAACAAACCATCACTATTCTTAAATAA
- a CDS encoding NUDIX domain-containing protein — MDFTQKIYFNDKPLILTTNAKAYIEKHTGAENYLVLTGATKKNVKEGIRLLEKVNIKGVLLEDVSSKDLRESFYSIYKPVHAGGGVVLNEKGAVLMIFRRGKWDLPKGKLDDGESIEECSVREVVEETGLEKVKLGEKICDTYHIYSQNNKNLLKCTAWYKMKGTIHDNPVPQADEGIKEVKWVLEKDLAPYVFKSYAAIREVLLRSGLKWF; from the coding sequence ATGGACTTTACACAAAAAATATACTTTAATGATAAGCCCTTAATACTGACTACCAATGCAAAAGCGTACATAGAAAAGCATACAGGCGCCGAAAATTATTTAGTGCTAACAGGGGCTACTAAGAAGAATGTGAAGGAAGGTATTCGCTTGCTAGAAAAAGTGAATATAAAAGGTGTGTTGCTTGAGGACGTTTCTTCTAAAGACTTACGAGAAAGTTTTTATAGCATATACAAACCTGTGCATGCAGGCGGTGGCGTAGTGCTAAATGAGAAAGGGGCAGTGTTGATGATATTTAGAAGAGGGAAATGGGATCTGCCAAAAGGCAAACTTGATGATGGGGAGAGTATAGAGGAATGTTCTGTAAGAGAGGTGGTAGAAGAAACGGGGTTGGAAAAAGTGAAGCTAGGCGAAAAAATATGCGATACTTACCATATTTATAGTCAGAACAATAAGAACCTTTTAAAATGTACTGCTTGGTACAAAATGAAAGGTACGATACATGACAACCCCGTGCCACAGGCAGATGAAGGTATAAAAGAGGTGAAGTGGGTGCTGGAGAAAGATCTGGCACCATATGTTTTTAAATCGTATGCTGCTATTAGAGAGGTGTTGCTACGCTCCGGTCTAAAATGGTTTTAA
- the pyrE gene encoding orotate phosphoribosyltransferase yields the protein MSTQKHFAEKLMQIKALQINLQQPYTWASGWNSPVYCDNRKVLSYPYVRDFVKSELANMALEHFPEADVIAGVATAGIPHGTMAADLLKLPFIYVRDKPKAHGMGNQIEGVLEAGQKVVVIEDLVSTGKSSLKAVDAIKAAGGEVIGMCALFTYGFDAATEAFEKANIPLFTISNYAALMDVAEEQKLIQPEEKATLESWRADPANWRK from the coding sequence ATGAGCACACAAAAACACTTTGCCGAAAAACTGATGCAAATTAAGGCATTGCAAATCAACCTGCAACAGCCATATACATGGGCATCGGGCTGGAATTCTCCTGTATATTGCGACAACCGTAAGGTATTATCTTACCCTTATGTACGCGACTTTGTGAAAAGCGAATTGGCCAATATGGCGTTAGAGCACTTCCCAGAGGCTGATGTAATAGCAGGCGTAGCTACAGCAGGCATACCTCATGGCACTATGGCTGCCGACTTATTAAAATTACCGTTCATATACGTGCGCGATAAACCCAAAGCACATGGTATGGGCAACCAAATAGAAGGCGTACTCGAAGCAGGACAAAAAGTTGTGGTGATAGAAGACCTAGTATCTACAGGCAAAAGCAGCCTTAAAGCTGTAGACGCTATCAAAGCTGCTGGCGGTGAGGTAATTGGCATGTGTGCCTTATTCACTTATGGTTTTGATGCTGCAACGGAGGCTTTTGAAAAAGCAAACATTCCATTATTTACCATTAGCAACTATGCTGCCTTGATGGATGTAGCTGAAGAACAAAAGCTCATACAGCCTGAAGAGAAAGCTACACTAGAGTCTTGGCGTGCAGACCCGGCTAACTGGAGAAAATAA
- a CDS encoding geranylgeranylglycerol-phosphate geranylgeranyltransferase yields MAWLKLIRWQNLIIIFLTQLFAWGCVIVPMQQYAETPLLLDWSNFLLISTSTVLIAAAGYIINDYFDIKIDSINKPEKMVLEKRIPMRLAIIAHSIINIIGILLALIVARRAGHYIWLILQLSCTILLVFYSTTFKRQFITGNLVVALLTAFTIVVLMVYETGMHFHLFKPYFIDTKNGLSPNPVWVLGIYAYFAFMLTWMREIVKDMEDFKGDKEQGCMTMPIKWGLLRSVRFTQALGLFTITPLILGALKLYHANWITLSIYTLLGLALPISIWIFFLNKKATTEHYHKASRWLKVIMVLGIGSLIIYYLQTYA; encoded by the coding sequence ATGGCGTGGCTTAAATTGATACGCTGGCAAAACCTCATCATCATTTTCTTAACGCAACTTTTTGCGTGGGGCTGCGTTATTGTGCCTATGCAGCAATATGCTGAGACACCATTATTACTTGATTGGTCCAACTTCTTATTAATAAGTACCTCTACTGTACTTATTGCAGCAGCAGGCTATATTATCAATGACTATTTTGATATTAAGATAGACTCGATAAACAAACCCGAAAAAATGGTTCTCGAAAAGAGGATCCCTATGCGACTGGCCATTATTGCCCATAGCATCATTAATATTATCGGCATCTTATTAGCACTGATAGTAGCTAGAAGAGCTGGGCACTACATTTGGCTGATCTTGCAACTTAGCTGTACTATTTTACTTGTTTTTTACTCTACTACTTTCAAGCGTCAGTTTATCACGGGCAACCTTGTTGTTGCACTGCTAACGGCCTTTACTATAGTAGTGCTCATGGTATATGAAACAGGTATGCACTTCCACCTTTTCAAGCCCTACTTTATCGATACTAAAAACGGGCTTAGCCCCAATCCTGTTTGGGTGCTAGGCATATACGCCTATTTCGCTTTTATGCTCACATGGATGCGCGAAATAGTAAAAGACATGGAAGATTTTAAAGGAGATAAAGAACAAGGCTGTATGACCATGCCTATAAAATGGGGGCTACTGCGTAGCGTGCGTTTCACACAGGCACTAGGGCTATTTACCATCACCCCGCTAATATTGGGAGCATTAAAACTCTATCATGCTAATTGGATAACACTTAGCATATATACCCTTTTGGGATTAGCCTTACCTATCAGTATTTGGATATTTTTTCTCAACAAAAAAGCCACAACAGAACACTACCATAAAGCTAGCCGATGGCTGAAGGTAATCATGGTACTAGGTATCGGCTCACTGATCATCTATTATTTACAAACTTATGCATAA
- a CDS encoding Maf family protein, with product MHKLILASQSPRRKQLMEQAELSFEVMSANVAETYPEAMTANAVPEYLANKKAMAIDAPDDFVVIAADTIVVLNNKILGKPADEEEAKETLRKLSGKTHEVITGVCMKKGEQVISFSVTTEVHFRRLSDKQINHYVTKYKPLDKAGAYAIQEWIGLIGIKRIKGDYYNVVGLPIGKIVKQLRYLTID from the coding sequence ATGCATAAGCTTATTTTAGCATCACAATCACCAAGAAGAAAACAACTAATGGAGCAAGCCGAGCTTAGCTTTGAGGTCATGTCCGCAAATGTAGCTGAGACCTACCCCGAGGCTATGACCGCCAATGCTGTACCCGAATACCTGGCTAATAAAAAAGCTATGGCTATAGATGCACCTGACGATTTTGTAGTAATAGCTGCAGATACTATAGTGGTGTTAAACAACAAGATATTGGGCAAACCTGCTGATGAAGAAGAGGCTAAAGAAACCCTTCGCAAACTATCTGGTAAAACTCATGAAGTCATCACAGGCGTATGTATGAAAAAAGGAGAACAAGTCATTAGCTTCTCCGTAACTACAGAAGTGCACTTCCGCCGTCTTTCCGACAAACAGATCAACCACTATGTAACGAAGTACAAACCCTTAGATAAAGCAGGTGCTTACGCCATACAAGAGTGGATAGGCTTAATAGGCATCAAAAGGATAAAAGGAGACTATTATAATGTAGTAGGTCTTCCCATAGGAAAAATTGTGAAGCAGCTCCGTTACTTAACTATTGACTAG
- a CDS encoding FAD-dependent oxidoreductase: protein MLSYWEQESLTEYDAIIIGCGIVGLSTAIALKEQKAKSRVLILERSLLPAGASSRNAGFACMGSVTELLDDLDHTTEDEIVDLFVQRKEGLSILRSRLGDEAIGYAANGSYELINEQEKYALEKIDYFNRLLLPVNKQPVFRLANDKIDALGLDGNYTKALIENIQEGELHTGKMVRSLMDHAITLGVEIKTGATVKEYEDTGSGVTVVVNDNVRTSIGFNGNQLFICTNAFTKELLPNEDVEEGRGQVLITKPIDGLKVKGVFHFDKGYYYFREIDNRVMIGGGRNLDFAGETTTDMATTQMIQDDLVRKLKEIVLPHNNFEVDMCWSGIMAFGKTKKPIVKAISQNVFGAFRMGGMGVAIGSLAGKQLATLASQ from the coding sequence ATGCTCAGTTATTGGGAACAAGAAAGTTTAACAGAATATGATGCCATAATTATTGGTTGTGGCATTGTAGGGCTTAGTACAGCCATAGCGTTAAAGGAACAAAAAGCGAAGTCTCGAGTATTGATTCTGGAGCGAAGCTTGCTGCCTGCTGGTGCCAGCAGCAGGAATGCAGGGTTTGCCTGTATGGGCAGTGTTACAGAGCTTTTGGACGATCTGGACCACACTACAGAGGATGAGATAGTAGACTTGTTTGTACAAAGAAAAGAGGGGTTGTCTATTTTAAGAAGTAGACTAGGTGATGAGGCAATAGGTTATGCCGCTAACGGTAGTTATGAATTGATCAATGAGCAAGAAAAATATGCTTTGGAGAAGATAGATTATTTTAACCGACTATTACTCCCGGTTAATAAGCAGCCGGTTTTTAGATTGGCTAATGATAAAATTGACGCACTAGGGTTAGATGGTAACTACACAAAAGCACTGATAGAAAATATACAAGAGGGGGAGCTGCATACAGGTAAAATGGTTCGATCTTTAATGGATCATGCCATAACATTAGGTGTGGAGATAAAGACAGGTGCAACGGTAAAAGAATATGAGGATACAGGGAGTGGTGTAACCGTTGTAGTAAACGATAATGTGAGAACAAGTATTGGGTTTAATGGCAATCAGCTATTTATATGCACCAATGCTTTTACCAAAGAGCTACTACCCAATGAGGATGTAGAAGAGGGGAGGGGGCAAGTTTTAATTACCAAACCCATTGACGGTTTAAAAGTAAAAGGTGTTTTTCATTTCGATAAAGGGTACTATTACTTTAGAGAGATAGACAACAGAGTGATGATAGGTGGAGGTAGAAATTTAGACTTTGCAGGGGAAACAACTACAGATATGGCTACTACTCAAATGATTCAGGATGATCTGGTTCGTAAACTTAAAGAGATAGTGCTGCCTCACAATAACTTTGAAGTAGATATGTGTTGGTCGGGTATTATGGCGTTTGGCAAAACAAAAAAGCCCATTGTAAAAGCAATTTCCCAAAACGTGTTTGGTGCTTTTAGAATGGGCGGTATGGGAGTAGCCATAGGTAGCTTGGCGGGCAAGCAACTGGCTACTTTAGCTAGTCAATAG
- a CDS encoding class I tRNA ligase family protein: MEYNFGEIEQNARKFWKENEVYKVSNNSDKPKYYVLDMFPYPSGAGLHVGHPLGYIASDIFARYKRLKGFNVLHPMGYDAFGLPAEQYALETGQHPADTTEQNIARYRQQLDNIGFCYDWSREVRTSDPKYYKWTQWIFLQLFHSWFDRTEQKAKPLTELISLFEQEGNTNHTCPADDSLSFSAEKWKAMPAKEQREVLMQYRLAYLSHAEVWWCEALGTVLANDEVQNGVSERGGHPVVKKRMNQWFLRITEYAERLLSGFDNLSWTDAMKEMQRNWIGKSEGAEVDFPITGTDKHIKVFTTRPDTIFGVDFMVVAPEHDLVNEITTAGQKTEVEKYRAYVQSRSERERMTEVKSITGAFTGAYVTHPFTQQQVPVWISEYVLAGYGTGAIMAVPAGDERDHAFAKHFNIPITNIFGNNYNGEEAYTDKKGTIENSDFLNGIAIPESISVAVKAIEEKGLGTAKINYKLRDAGFSRQRYWGEPFPIVYIDGQPYATDENEAAGIDQTLPVELPKVDNYKPGPEGQGPLANEEDWVNTAIGKRETNTMPGYAGSSWYFLRYMDPHNDETFADRKATDYWQAVDVYVGGTEHAVGHLLYSRMWTKALYDLGHIGFDEPFKQLINQGMIQGSSRFVYRLNTDAASFLILRTLKKHFSGYEFKSEYENIPIEADYFSEKEGIAIIVTYQKNIQKRLAKLSDTYKHIQIILISREEIFEIYQRDISELKTLLSNIFNNEENYYSKKDRREFYISYNRLKEFDKSHVDKQHINIKYVDGLELDIEQLRKDNILYSKDEFLLEDQKYICSAEVEKMSKSKYNVVNPDGIVAQYGADTFRMYEMFLGPIEVSKPWDTKGIEGVHRFLKKLWRLYADDQKGWIVTDEEATNDELKLLHKTIKKIGDDIERFSFNTSVAQFMICVNELTTLNCHKRAILEPLAIAIAPFAPHLAEELWHKLGHKDSVTLAPFPTAEEKYLVENTKKYPIAINGKTRDEMEFPLDIDKAELEQQVLANETVIKWMEGKTLRKFIYVPGRMINVVVG, translated from the coding sequence ATGGAGTACAATTTCGGCGAAATAGAGCAGAATGCACGAAAGTTCTGGAAAGAGAACGAAGTATATAAAGTAAGCAACAATAGCGATAAACCTAAGTATTATGTGCTGGACATGTTCCCTTACCCAAGTGGTGCGGGCTTGCACGTAGGTCACCCACTGGGCTATATTGCTTCTGATATTTTTGCCCGTTACAAAAGACTGAAAGGCTTCAATGTACTCCACCCAATGGGTTATGATGCCTTTGGCTTGCCTGCCGAGCAGTACGCTTTGGAAACAGGGCAACACCCTGCCGACACTACAGAGCAAAATATTGCGCGCTACCGTCAGCAGTTGGACAATATAGGCTTTTGCTACGACTGGAGCCGTGAGGTACGCACCAGCGACCCTAAATACTACAAGTGGACACAGTGGATATTCTTACAATTATTCCATAGTTGGTTTGATAGAACGGAACAAAAGGCAAAACCACTTACCGAGCTTATTAGCCTGTTTGAACAAGAAGGAAACACCAACCATACTTGCCCTGCTGACGACAGTTTGAGTTTTTCTGCAGAGAAATGGAAAGCTATGCCTGCTAAAGAGCAGCGTGAGGTATTGATGCAATACCGTCTTGCTTACCTAAGCCATGCAGAAGTGTGGTGGTGTGAGGCGCTAGGTACTGTATTGGCAAATGATGAGGTACAAAATGGCGTATCAGAACGTGGCGGACATCCTGTAGTGAAGAAACGTATGAACCAATGGTTTTTACGCATAACTGAATATGCAGAACGTTTGCTATCAGGTTTCGACAATCTTTCTTGGACAGATGCCATGAAAGAAATGCAGCGCAACTGGATAGGAAAGAGTGAAGGTGCAGAAGTAGACTTCCCGATCACAGGAACGGATAAGCATATCAAAGTGTTTACTACTCGCCCCGACACCATATTTGGGGTAGACTTTATGGTAGTAGCTCCAGAGCATGATCTGGTAAATGAGATAACAACAGCCGGGCAAAAAACGGAAGTAGAAAAATATAGAGCATACGTACAGAGCCGTAGTGAGCGTGAGCGTATGACGGAGGTAAAAAGCATTACGGGTGCTTTTACTGGTGCCTATGTTACACACCCTTTCACGCAGCAGCAAGTACCTGTATGGATATCAGAATATGTATTAGCAGGCTATGGTACAGGCGCTATTATGGCTGTACCTGCGGGTGATGAGCGTGACCATGCTTTTGCCAAGCATTTCAACATACCTATCACCAATATATTTGGCAATAACTACAATGGAGAGGAAGCATATACTGACAAGAAAGGAACTATTGAGAATAGCGATTTCTTAAATGGCATAGCTATTCCTGAATCGATAAGTGTAGCTGTAAAAGCTATTGAAGAAAAAGGATTGGGCACGGCTAAGATCAACTACAAATTGCGCGATGCAGGTTTTAGTCGCCAGCGCTACTGGGGCGAACCTTTTCCAATAGTATATATAGACGGCCAACCTTATGCCACTGACGAAAACGAAGCAGCAGGTATTGACCAAACCCTTCCTGTAGAACTACCAAAGGTTGATAACTACAAACCGGGACCAGAAGGACAAGGCCCTTTGGCAAATGAGGAAGATTGGGTAAATACTGCTATTGGCAAACGTGAGACCAATACTATGCCTGGCTATGCGGGTAGTAGCTGGTACTTCCTACGCTATATGGACCCTCACAATGATGAAACTTTTGCAGATAGAAAAGCGACTGACTACTGGCAAGCTGTAGATGTATATGTAGGCGGTACAGAGCATGCTGTAGGCCATCTGCTATACAGCCGTATGTGGACGAAAGCATTGTATGATCTAGGACATATTGGTTTCGATGAGCCCTTCAAGCAACTCATTAACCAAGGGATGATACAGGGTAGTTCCAGATTTGTGTATAGGCTTAATACTGATGCTGCATCTTTTCTTATTTTAAGAACACTAAAAAAGCATTTTAGTGGCTATGAATTTAAAAGTGAATATGAAAATATACCAATTGAAGCCGACTACTTCAGTGAAAAAGAAGGCATTGCAATCATCGTAACTTATCAAAAAAACATACAAAAGCGATTAGCTAAATTAAGTGACACATACAAGCATATACAAATAATACTAATAAGCCGTGAAGAAATCTTTGAGATTTATCAAAGGGATATTTCTGAATTAAAGACTTTATTAAGTAATATTTTTAATAATGAAGAAAACTACTACTCAAAAAAAGATAGGCGTGAATTTTATATTTCATATAATAGACTAAAAGAATTCGACAAATCGCACGTAGACAAACAGCATATTAATATCAAGTATGTAGATGGCTTAGAGCTAGACATTGAGCAATTAAGAAAAGACAACATCTTATACTCAAAAGATGAATTCCTACTAGAAGACCAAAAGTACATCTGTAGTGCCGAAGTTGAAAAGATGTCAAAAAGTAAATACAATGTAGTAAACCCTGATGGCATCGTTGCTCAATATGGTGCGGATACTTTCCGTATGTATGAGATGTTCCTTGGGCCTATAGAAGTAAGCAAACCTTGGGACACAAAAGGTATAGAGGGAGTACATCGTTTCTTGAAAAAACTATGGCGTTTGTATGCTGACGATCAAAAAGGCTGGATAGTAACAGATGAAGAAGCGACCAACGATGAGCTTAAATTGCTACACAAAACCATAAAGAAAATAGGCGATGATATAGAGCGTTTCTCTTTTAATACTTCTGTTGCGCAGTTCATGATATGTGTGAATGAGCTAACAACACTTAACTGTCATAAGCGTGCTATACTGGAGCCATTGGCAATTGCCATTGCACCATTTGCACCACACTTGGCAGAAGAACTTTGGCACAAACTAGGACATAAGGATAGTGTAACACTAGCGCCATTCCCTACTGCTGAAGAAAAGTACTTGGTAGAAAACACGAAGAAATATCCAATTGCCATCAATGGTAAAACAAGAGATGAAATGGAGTTTCCTTTGGATATAGACAAGGCAGAATTGGAACAACAAGTGTTAGCCAACGAAACTGTTATTAAATGGATGGAAGGCAAAACGCTACGTAAGTTCATTTACGTACCAGGCAGAATGATCAATGTGGTGGTTGGATAA